Part of the Pseudomonas sp. ADAK13 genome is shown below.
CCTGCGGGTGCACTCCCCTTCCGCCGAGGTCCAGGGCCACGGCAAGCCGATCCTGCAATTCGGCAAGCTCAATGTCGGTTTGACCAAGATCGAACCCGCCGGCCAATACGCACTGAAATTGACCTTCGACGACGGCCATGACAGCGGATTGTTCACCTGGGACTACCTCTATCAACTTGCCGTGCGTCAGGACGCGCTGTGGGCTGACTATCTTGCCGAGCTGAAAGCCGCC
Proteins encoded:
- a CDS encoding gamma-butyrobetaine hydroxylase-like domain-containing protein — translated: MTKLPTAINLHKASRTLGLTYGPDEVYQLPAEFLRVHSPSAEVQGHGKPILQFGKLNVGLTKIEPAGQYALKLTFDDGHDSGLFTWDYLYQLAVRQDALWADYLAELKAAGKTRDPSQSVVRLML